GTCGCGAGCTTTAATCGGCCCGGCGGTAACGTCACTGGCTATACCATTTGGACCAATGAGATGGAATCGAAGCGGCTCGGTTTGCTGCGCGAACTCGTGCCTGGGACCCCAGTGATCGGAGTACTGGTGAATCCCCGCTTCCCGCCCACCGTGCAGGAACTGGACGATCTCGAGCCTGCGGCCAAAGGAGTTGCTCAGCGGCTCTTCGTGGCGCGCGCGAACGACGATCCGGAATTGGATGCAGCCTTGGCCTCGCTCGTTCAGCAACGTGTCGGCGCGTTTATGGTCACGGCCTCGCCTTTCTTTGATACGCGCCGCGATCGCATCATCAACTTCGCCGCACAAAATCGCCTGCCCGCCATCTATCACTTTCGTGAATATGCGCTGGCTGGTGGGCTGATCAGCTACGGGCCCAACATCGCCGAAAGTTATAAAAACGCCGGAGTCTATGCCGGTCGCATCCTCAAGGGCGAAAAACCCGCGGACCTGCCGGTATTACAGCCGAGCAAGTTCGATTTCGTGATCAATCTCAAAACGGCCAAGGCGCTCGGACTGACAGTGCCCCCAACGCTTCTTGCCGAAGCAGGCGAGGTGATCGAGTAGGATGCTGTTTTACTGCAATGCACTTGGTCTGGAATTGGCCCTTGGCGGACATTCTGCGGCTGCGGTCTAGAGTCCACTTTCGGGTGTAAAACGGACATTGACCAACCCTTGCTCATCGACCTCGATTTATGGATGCCATGACAGGTAAATTGACCGCCAACGAGATTCTCAGTCTGCTGAAACTAGAACCCAACGCGACCTGCGGTTTCGTGCGGCTGACCTTCGTGAGCAAGCAATCGGTCGCGGCGGGTGTTTTGCCATCGCCGTTCGCCGAGGCGCGCCCCGTGGGCTCGGCGCTTTATTTCATGGTGACGT
This genomic window from Pirellulales bacterium contains:
- a CDS encoding ABC transporter substrate-binding protein → MKRREFISLLGSVTVAWPLAARAQTPMPVIGFMSGRAPEESAHLVAAFRQGLADSGFVDGQNVTIELCWAEGDYDRLPGLAAELVNRKVAVLIGVGGDVSAVAAAKATTTIPVVFGMGGDPVKAGIVASFNRPGGNVTGYTIWTNEMESKRLGLLRELVPGTPVIGVLVNPRFPPTVQELDDLEPAAKGVAQRLFVARANDDPELDAALASLVQQRVGAFMVTASPFFDTRRDRIINFAAQNRLPAIYHFREYALAGGLISYGPNIAESYKNAGVYAGRILKGEKPADLPVLQPSKFDFVINLKTAKALGLTVPPTLLAEAGEVIE
- a CDS encoding cupin domain-containing protein, yielding MTGKLTANEILSLLKLEPNATCGFVRLTFVSKQSVAAGVLPSPFAEARPVGSALYFMVTSGAPVRLHRIRNDQLYHYYLGDPLEVFMLHADGSTERVVVGPNLRSGQHVQLLIPG